The proteins below come from a single Thermopolyspora flexuosa genomic window:
- a CDS encoding AAA domain-containing protein, which yields MSVASRARDPKLISSTTRLVEFLRDLASARRTPVRDVADYEKVLWLADLPEDIKVKPDATLGGILFSIDFVRSVPPPPLPEELEGWLNPREVENPRLDAPKLAATGPNRIRVIHENDVGDWRYETLEDRPDVRELYELWLDDWRAWAERERRHLRQREWHRDLFTIAGRLSQADDEWELVLATGLLAWTTPDGTRIRNHLLVTRVHVQVDPDTERVDVILDDTAPILQDRELLGDLPEFSPSRTDRLRERARQDDIACLGASGAELLRTWCDRGVEPHAAYLDDWAPAQRAGTTPQVRLAPALVLRKRDQGALLGYYDAMLDALTGADAHAPLGLAQLVEPLDRDERMAFLGERDGGDATASAGEPLFPLPANPEQRLIMTRLAQDNGVVVQGPPGTGKTHSIANLLAALLAEGKRVLVTSQKAQALRVLRDKLPKEIADLCISMTDLGRGGSAELEGGVKALSARFATYDPALQAEQIAATRKRLDEARREVARLSERIRALRESETYVHPAIAPGYRGTLAEISRRLRQEEPACSWMPTPMPPDAPAEPPVGIGEADELAELLAEETPQRRARPGQHIPDVATLPSAERVQTLIDEERAARSIADEAGTDISARLEVLDTAQLTWLENVARAVDGDLHRLGLAGADAARGEDEWTARALADLLAGRDTTLWERLDGLAERLTALQEAVRRINFRPVVHPRLDGPAETGDYLKAMRALRDHFAAGNRLKRGLLRPAVQRQAEPYLKQVSVDGIVPDNAELLSILIDDLEARQIVEQLRRGWRTVGVEFAADLSLDEIASSITDAYQRLAVVRRIREAVVTTAGELAKLGVHVPMRTLPEWTAYATALRAVRLRLEAEQATAALEELRESLERQAETGTPAPELREAIHAVATRDAVTYRLCLTALSTAHQELARQRRCDELAARIRAAHPDLLDVLADREKWKRHRSTWERAWAWAKAYTFFDEQRQPGLEQRLEAELEAATARVMRITAELAAAQAWDAALRRMTAEQTLALRSYEQHMTALGKGTGKYAERYRKLARQAMSKALDAVPAWIMPIQQVLETIPPDRDSFDVVIVDEASQASIDALFLLWLAPRVIVVGDDKQCAPSVVSHGELEPIFNKLATYLPDMPPYLRDAFTPKSSLFDLLRTRFGGLLRLREHFRCMPEIIEFSSRQFYSDEPLVPLRQFGADRLDPVQVVHVEGAYTEGSYTRLRNPVEAEKIVERILKCIGDPAYDGKTFGVVVLQGTEQGKLIHNMLLEKLDPKEWERRRLRVGTPPDFQGDERDVVFLSMVIAEKRPAVTSTEWQRRYNVAASRARDQMWLFHSVSPDLLSPACLRRSLLTYMLNPPVALGGAMPKDVTPDTPHPAFDSLFEQRVFLRIRERGYHVVPQFEVNGRRIDLVVSGARGRLAVECDGDHWHGPERLEADLARERELKRAGWRFWRVRESEFFFDPDAALAPLWEELERRGIHPGEVPVEDGNEAGAAWSAVPLSAEDGWDGLGEDDDVEEIVPVDEEADGFAPAPVASRSAAGAAGAASAPGRAAAKAGPAAGIREWARRNGYTVADRGRLPEEVIRAYQRAHSTD from the coding sequence ATGAGCGTGGCTTCACGAGCCCGCGACCCCAAGCTGATCAGCAGCACCACCCGGCTGGTGGAGTTCCTCCGGGACCTGGCCTCCGCGCGGCGCACCCCCGTACGCGACGTCGCCGACTACGAGAAGGTGCTCTGGCTCGCGGACCTGCCCGAGGACATCAAGGTCAAGCCCGACGCCACGCTCGGCGGCATCCTCTTCTCCATCGACTTCGTGCGTTCCGTCCCGCCCCCGCCTCTCCCGGAGGAACTCGAGGGATGGCTCAACCCCCGGGAGGTGGAAAACCCCCGGCTGGACGCCCCGAAGCTCGCCGCGACCGGTCCCAACCGCATTCGGGTGATCCACGAGAACGACGTGGGGGACTGGCGGTACGAGACGCTCGAGGACCGGCCGGACGTCCGGGAACTGTACGAACTCTGGCTCGACGACTGGCGCGCCTGGGCCGAGCGGGAACGCAGGCACCTCCGGCAGCGGGAGTGGCATCGCGACCTGTTCACGATCGCGGGCCGGCTCTCCCAGGCCGACGACGAGTGGGAGCTCGTGCTCGCCACCGGCCTGCTCGCCTGGACCACACCCGACGGCACCCGGATCCGCAACCACCTGCTCGTCACCCGGGTCCACGTCCAGGTCGATCCCGACACCGAGCGCGTCGACGTGATCCTCGACGACACCGCCCCCATCCTGCAGGACCGGGAGCTGCTGGGGGACCTGCCGGAGTTCTCCCCCTCGCGCACCGACCGGCTCCGCGAGCGGGCCCGGCAGGACGACATCGCCTGCCTCGGCGCCTCCGGGGCCGAGCTGCTGCGGACCTGGTGCGACCGCGGCGTCGAGCCGCACGCGGCGTACCTGGACGACTGGGCCCCCGCGCAGCGGGCGGGCACCACCCCGCAGGTACGGCTCGCGCCCGCGCTCGTGCTGCGCAAGCGTGACCAGGGCGCGCTGCTCGGCTACTACGACGCCATGCTCGACGCGCTGACCGGGGCGGACGCGCACGCGCCGCTCGGGCTCGCCCAGCTCGTCGAGCCCCTCGACCGGGACGAGCGCATGGCCTTCCTCGGCGAGCGGGACGGCGGCGACGCCACCGCCTCCGCGGGCGAACCGCTCTTCCCGCTGCCCGCCAACCCCGAGCAGCGGCTCATCATGACCCGGCTCGCCCAGGACAACGGGGTGGTCGTGCAGGGCCCGCCGGGCACCGGCAAGACCCACAGCATCGCCAACCTGCTGGCGGCGCTGCTCGCCGAGGGCAAGCGGGTGCTCGTCACCAGCCAGAAGGCGCAGGCGCTGCGGGTGCTGCGGGACAAGCTGCCCAAGGAGATCGCCGACCTGTGCATCTCCATGACCGACCTCGGCCGGGGCGGCTCGGCGGAGCTGGAGGGCGGGGTCAAGGCGCTGTCGGCGAGGTTCGCCACCTACGATCCGGCGCTGCAGGCCGAGCAGATCGCCGCCACGCGCAAGCGGCTCGACGAGGCCCGCCGTGAGGTGGCCCGGCTCTCCGAGCGGATCCGGGCGCTGCGCGAGTCGGAGACCTACGTGCACCCCGCTATCGCCCCCGGCTACCGGGGCACGCTCGCGGAGATCTCCCGGCGGCTCAGGCAGGAGGAACCGGCGTGCTCGTGGATGCCGACGCCGATGCCGCCGGACGCGCCCGCCGAGCCGCCGGTCGGCATCGGCGAGGCGGACGAGCTCGCCGAGCTGCTCGCCGAGGAGACCCCGCAGCGCCGGGCGCGGCCGGGCCAGCACATCCCGGACGTCGCCACGCTGCCGTCCGCCGAGCGGGTACAGACGCTGATCGACGAGGAGCGCGCCGCCCGGTCCATCGCCGACGAGGCGGGGACCGATATCTCCGCCCGGCTCGAGGTGCTCGACACCGCGCAGCTCACCTGGCTCGAGAACGTCGCACGCGCCGTCGACGGCGACCTGCACCGGCTCGGCCTCGCCGGCGCCGACGCCGCCCGGGGCGAGGACGAGTGGACCGCCCGCGCCCTCGCCGACCTGCTCGCCGGACGGGACACCACGCTGTGGGAGCGGCTCGACGGGCTCGCCGAGCGGCTCACCGCGCTGCAGGAGGCGGTCCGGCGGATCAACTTCCGCCCCGTCGTGCACCCGCGGCTCGACGGCCCCGCCGAGACGGGCGACTATCTGAAGGCGATGCGGGCGCTGCGCGACCACTTCGCCGCGGGCAACCGGCTCAAGCGCGGCCTGCTGCGCCCGGCCGTACAGCGGCAGGCCGAGCCGTACCTGAAGCAGGTGTCGGTCGACGGGATCGTGCCGGACAACGCCGAGCTGCTGTCGATCCTCATCGACGACCTGGAGGCGCGGCAGATCGTCGAGCAGCTGCGCCGCGGCTGGCGGACGGTCGGCGTGGAGTTCGCCGCCGACCTGTCGCTGGACGAGATCGCGTCGAGCATCACGGACGCGTACCAGCGGCTCGCCGTGGTGCGCCGCATCCGCGAGGCCGTGGTGACCACCGCCGGGGAGCTCGCCAAGCTCGGCGTGCACGTCCCGATGCGCACCCTGCCGGAGTGGACCGCGTACGCCACCGCGCTGCGAGCGGTGCGGCTGCGGCTCGAGGCCGAGCAGGCCACGGCGGCCCTGGAGGAGCTGCGGGAGTCCCTCGAGCGGCAGGCCGAGACCGGCACGCCCGCGCCCGAGCTGCGGGAGGCGATCCACGCGGTCGCCACCCGGGACGCGGTCACCTACCGGCTCTGCCTCACCGCGCTCAGCACCGCCCACCAGGAGCTGGCCCGGCAGCGGCGCTGCGACGAGCTCGCCGCCCGGATCCGGGCCGCCCATCCGGACCTGCTCGACGTGCTCGCCGACCGGGAGAAGTGGAAGCGGCACCGGTCCACGTGGGAGCGGGCGTGGGCGTGGGCGAAGGCGTACACCTTCTTCGACGAGCAGCGGCAGCCCGGGCTGGAGCAGCGGCTCGAGGCCGAGCTGGAGGCGGCGACCGCCCGCGTCATGCGGATCACCGCCGAGCTCGCCGCGGCCCAGGCCTGGGATGCCGCGCTGCGCCGGATGACCGCCGAGCAGACCCTGGCGCTGCGCTCGTACGAGCAGCACATGACCGCGCTGGGCAAGGGCACCGGCAAGTACGCGGAGCGGTACCGGAAGCTGGCCCGGCAGGCGATGTCGAAGGCGCTCGACGCCGTCCCGGCGTGGATCATGCCGATCCAGCAGGTGCTCGAGACGATCCCGCCGGACCGCGACTCGTTCGACGTGGTGATCGTGGACGAGGCGAGCCAGGCGAGCATCGACGCGCTGTTCCTGCTGTGGCTGGCGCCGCGGGTCATCGTGGTCGGTGACGACAAGCAGTGCGCCCCGTCGGTGGTGAGCCACGGCGAGCTGGAGCCGATCTTCAACAAGCTCGCCACGTACCTGCCGGACATGCCTCCCTACCTGCGCGACGCCTTCACGCCGAAGTCGAGCCTGTTCGACCTGCTGCGCACCCGGTTCGGCGGGCTGCTGCGGCTGCGGGAGCACTTCCGGTGCATGCCGGAGATCATCGAGTTCTCGTCCCGGCAGTTCTACTCCGACGAGCCGCTCGTGCCGCTGCGGCAGTTCGGCGCCGACCGGCTGGATCCGGTCCAGGTCGTCCACGTCGAAGGGGCGTACACCGAGGGCTCCTACACCCGGCTGCGCAACCCCGTCGAGGCGGAGAAGATCGTCGAACGGATCCTCAAGTGCATCGGGGATCCGGCCTACGACGGCAAGACGTTCGGCGTGGTCGTGCTGCAGGGCACCGAGCAGGGCAAGCTCATCCACAACATGCTGCTGGAGAAGCTCGACCCGAAGGAGTGGGAGCGGCGGCGGCTGCGGGTGGGCACCCCGCCGGACTTCCAGGGCGACGAGCGGGACGTGGTGTTCCTCTCCATGGTGATCGCCGAGAAGCGGCCGGCGGTGACGAGCACCGAATGGCAGCGGCGGTACAACGTCGCCGCGTCCCGCGCCAGGGACCAGATGTGGCTGTTCCACTCGGTCAGCCCCGACCTGCTCTCCCCCGCATGCCTGCGGCGGTCGCTGCTCACCTACATGCTCAACCCGCCCGTGGCGCTCGGCGGGGCGATGCCGAAGGACGTCACGCCCGACACGCCGCATCCGGCGTTCGACTCGCTCTTCGAGCAGCGGGTGTTCCTCCGCATCCGGGAGCGCGGCTACCACGTGGTGCCGCAGTTCGAGGTGAACGGGCGCCGGATCGACCTCGTCGTGAGCGGCGCCCGGGGACGGCTCGCCGTCGAGTGCGACGGTGATCACTGGCACGGGCCCGAGCGGCTCGAGGCCGATCTCGCCCGGGAGCGGGAGCTCAAGCGCGCGGGGTGGCGGTTCTGGCGCGTCCGGGAAAGCGAGTTCTTCTTCGATCCGGACGCCGCGCTCGCGCCGCTGTGGGAGGAGCTGGAGCGCCGCGGCATCCACCCGGGCGAAGTGCCGGTCGAGGACGGGAACGAGGCGGGTGCCGCCTGGAGCGCGGTACCGCTTTCCGCCGAGGACGGATGGGACGGCCTCGGCGAGGACGACGATGTCGAGGAGATCGTCCCGGTCGACGAGGAGGCGGACGGCTTCGCGCCGGCACCGGTCGCCTCCCGGTCGGCCGCTGGGGCCGCCGGGGCCGCGTCGGCTCCGGGCAGGGCGGCCGCCAAGGCGGGGCCCGCCGCCGGTATCCGCGAGTGGGCCCGCCGGAACGGCTACACGGTCGCCGACCGGGGCCGGCTGCCCGAGGAGGTCATCCGGGCCTACCAGCGGGCGCATTCCACGGACTGA
- a CDS encoding FAD-dependent oxidoreductase: MAAIPSRVLIAGGGIGGLCLAQGLRRAGIEVTVFERASSPEEFREGYRLHIDPEGSRALHDCLPPDRFELLRAACGRPPLAFAFLTERLRTLMSVDVVRPGARPDPVAAHRSLNRYTLRQVLLDGIEEHVRFGKELVRYETDGRQVAAYFADGTEASGRVLVGAEGGRSRVRAQLLPHAERIDTGVVSIGGRLPLTSGVRALLPERLGRGPVMVLAPDGINMFLALHEQEEPDDGARLPERMLPPDRGDYLVWALTGWPQALGLAGTSGGERGAVPYRLALEATRGWDDRLQRLVAMTDPATVTTLTIRTAAAVKPWPTTNVTVIGDAIHSMPPSRGVGANIALRDASLLARNLAAAWPGRDLLPAVADYERRMRRYGFAAVRASMSTLRMSVTANPLAFALVKAMLRGSHAMLRLTGGFSR, encoded by the coding sequence ATGGCCGCTATACCGTCACGGGTTCTGATCGCGGGAGGCGGGATCGGCGGGCTGTGCCTGGCGCAGGGGTTGCGCCGGGCCGGGATCGAGGTGACCGTCTTCGAGCGGGCGTCGTCCCCGGAGGAGTTCCGCGAGGGCTACCGCCTGCACATCGATCCGGAGGGCAGCCGGGCGCTGCACGACTGCCTGCCGCCGGACCGGTTCGAGCTGCTGCGCGCCGCCTGCGGCAGGCCGCCGCTCGCGTTCGCCTTCCTCACCGAACGGCTCCGGACGCTGATGTCCGTGGACGTGGTACGGCCCGGCGCGAGACCCGACCCGGTGGCGGCGCACCGCTCGCTCAACCGGTACACGCTGCGCCAGGTGCTGCTCGACGGGATCGAGGAGCACGTGCGGTTCGGCAAGGAACTCGTCCGGTACGAGACGGACGGGCGGCAGGTGGCCGCGTACTTCGCCGACGGCACCGAGGCCTCCGGCAGGGTGCTCGTCGGCGCCGAGGGCGGCCGCTCGCGGGTCCGCGCACAGCTGCTGCCGCACGCGGAGCGGATCGACACCGGCGTGGTCAGCATCGGCGGACGCCTGCCGCTCACCTCCGGCGTCCGGGCGCTCCTCCCGGAGCGGCTCGGCCGCGGCCCCGTCATGGTGCTGGCCCCCGACGGGATCAACATGTTCCTCGCGCTGCACGAGCAGGAGGAACCGGACGACGGCGCACGGCTGCCCGAACGCATGCTGCCGCCCGACCGGGGCGACTACCTGGTGTGGGCGCTCACCGGATGGCCCCAGGCGCTGGGGCTGGCCGGGACGTCCGGCGGCGAGCGCGGGGCCGTGCCGTACCGCCTCGCCCTCGAGGCCACCAGGGGCTGGGACGATCGGCTGCAACGGCTCGTGGCGATGACCGACCCGGCCACGGTGACGACGCTGACGATCCGCACCGCCGCCGCGGTGAAGCCATGGCCGACCACCAACGTCACCGTGATCGGCGACGCGATCCACAGCATGCCGCCGTCCCGCGGCGTCGGCGCCAACATCGCCCTCCGGGACGCGAGCCTGCTGGCCCGCAACCTCGCCGCCGCCTGGCCGGGCCGCGACCTGCTCCCGGCCGTCGCCGACTACGAGAGGCGGATGCGCCGGTACGGCTTCGCCGCGGTGCGGGCCTCGATGAGCACGCTGCGGATGTCCGTCACGGCGAACCCCCTGGCGTTCGCCCTGGTCAAGGCGATGTTGCGCGGCTCCCACGCCATGCTCCGGCTCACCGGCGGGTTCTCGCGCTGA
- a CDS encoding MarR family winged helix-turn-helix transcriptional regulator: MTNPDQRLLMEVGREVGGRFSTAVVLFHSAVAARVGLNVTDYKCADILFRTGPTHPGHLAELTGMSTAATAQVLARLERAGLIRREPDPTDRRRTVVHPITDSDTYRELSRIFADFGSRVAAVMSRYDEATLRVIADFVADMTETLETEAVRLRTRTVHQGPATPRR, translated from the coding sequence GTGACGAACCCTGACCAGCGGCTACTGATGGAGGTCGGCCGGGAGGTCGGCGGCCGCTTCAGCACCGCCGTCGTCCTCTTCCACTCCGCGGTCGCCGCCCGCGTCGGCCTCAACGTCACGGACTACAAGTGCGCCGACATCCTCTTCCGCACCGGCCCCACCCACCCCGGTCACCTCGCCGAGCTGACCGGCATGTCGACCGCCGCCACCGCCCAGGTCCTCGCCCGCCTCGAACGCGCCGGCCTCATCCGCCGCGAGCCCGACCCCACCGACCGCCGCCGCACGGTCGTCCACCCCATCACCGACAGCGACACCTACCGCGAGCTCTCCCGGATCTTCGCCGACTTCGGCAGCCGCGTCGCCGCCGTCATGAGCCGCTACGACGAGGCCACCCTGCGCGTCATCGCCGACTTCGTCGCCGACATGACCGAGACCCTCGAGACGGAGGCCGTCCGACTGCGCACCCGCACCGTCCACCAGGGCCCGGCCACGCCTCGCCGGTGA
- a CDS encoding AAA domain-containing protein, whose amino-acid sequence MDWRDEVATALDEWIALAGGAAHNARWRRVGAARATGEPGVFVVDIRGSELSADQLNELRLADADEGSLRSGFTVMEATVEGPLLRVRVAEFANPDDPHVWILRQPPTFLLTALRDGIAGLTDGGLANLLARGEIGGRPGQVPTPPGLLPPQAEAYRACFGRGVWLVWGPPGTGKTRMLRAAIADLIKEGRRVLLASSTNIAVDNALLGVLREYRPRPGRIVRVGPPQLREVAQDPNVSLPLIVRSRLRDVEERRRDVERELVRLREDEERLRHVEARIDGFDAEAYRAAAARLRTPGLSPAEIAEELARCDREAADAATALVDAGRQAETAEAEAAEARPWRRNWERIAALRRECDEAERAAAEAERRVSRAEEMCALLEDGLAALRTRSGRVRMWNRRKAADLAARLAEAGRERDALRDRATAARATAEQVRRHNERRIEEIEASVPFPLAEIERREDAARQAADRLASLQAEQMARLDRLESLRREHEATRKAAELVGECERNGWPALHAEAESLRRKVADTAPRRAELEKQYGEIQEEYDRLAKDAQSEIIKEARLVATTLARFRTTKAVLAGPYDVVLIDEAGAATLPELLLATAKADRCAVLLGDFMQLGAVIPPEITEHPRPDVRRWLVPDVYEHCGITSAEEAMARSGCLVMDTQHRFGPQVMELANRLAYGGLLRAGAGVRPPAADDPEIVFVDTDGLHELAQVRRTGKSRGWWPAGVLLSRVLIDLHHDDHEVTGVVTPYRDQAEATLEALRDIEGSGRDPAEVGTAHRFQGREFPVVVFDMVEGRDGDGMWMAKASARPGAGRFEREGLRLFNVAVTRTQHRLYIIGSRERVENAPPRSALGHVRDLLKERRIRLFPASHLIAAPAGLPVDLGPVGSRLAEVLARHVEISTIDDERSFYETFASRIAEARSSIWLWSPWVAKRVYGILPALREAVARGVRVTVFVRDPSDTLQQKERFAEALAELREVVPNVVQVHEMHQKIVVIDERLVMLGSLNTLSQSRTREVMITVHGRHFARKLLEHEHAEVFGRPPRCERCGLNTVDLRRTEAKGWYWRCYNRACPGRNGGRAWTMVVRFDRNGDRVRSAGRAVR is encoded by the coding sequence GTGGACTGGCGGGACGAGGTCGCCACCGCGCTCGACGAGTGGATCGCGCTGGCGGGAGGAGCCGCGCACAACGCTCGGTGGCGGCGGGTCGGGGCCGCGCGGGCGACCGGTGAGCCCGGCGTGTTCGTGGTCGACATCCGGGGCTCGGAGCTGAGCGCCGACCAGCTCAACGAGCTGCGGCTGGCCGACGCGGACGAGGGCAGCCTGCGCAGCGGCTTCACCGTGATGGAGGCGACGGTCGAAGGCCCGCTGCTGCGCGTACGGGTCGCCGAGTTCGCCAACCCGGACGACCCGCACGTGTGGATCCTGCGGCAGCCGCCCACGTTCCTGCTCACCGCGCTGCGCGACGGCATCGCCGGGCTCACCGACGGCGGCCTCGCCAACCTGCTCGCCCGCGGCGAGATCGGCGGCAGGCCGGGTCAGGTCCCGACGCCACCAGGGCTTCTCCCGCCGCAGGCCGAGGCCTACCGGGCCTGCTTCGGCAGGGGCGTGTGGCTGGTGTGGGGACCGCCGGGAACCGGCAAGACGCGCATGCTCCGGGCCGCCATCGCGGACCTGATCAAGGAGGGCCGGCGCGTCCTGCTGGCCTCGAGCACCAACATCGCCGTGGACAACGCCCTGCTCGGCGTGCTCAGGGAATACCGCCCCCGGCCCGGGCGGATCGTCCGCGTGGGCCCGCCGCAGCTCCGCGAGGTCGCCCAGGACCCGAACGTCTCCCTGCCGCTGATCGTTCGGTCCCGGCTGCGGGACGTCGAGGAGCGGCGCCGGGACGTCGAGCGGGAGCTGGTACGGCTCCGCGAGGACGAGGAGCGGCTCCGCCACGTTGAGGCCCGGATCGACGGCTTCGACGCCGAGGCGTACCGGGCCGCGGCCGCCCGGCTGCGGACCCCGGGGCTCTCCCCCGCGGAGATCGCCGAGGAGCTCGCCCGGTGCGATCGGGAGGCGGCGGACGCGGCGACGGCGCTCGTCGACGCCGGGCGGCAGGCGGAGACGGCCGAGGCCGAGGCCGCCGAGGCGCGGCCGTGGCGGCGCAACTGGGAGCGCATCGCGGCGCTGCGGCGGGAGTGTGATGAGGCCGAGCGGGCCGCCGCCGAGGCGGAACGGCGGGTGTCACGCGCCGAGGAGATGTGCGCACTGCTCGAGGACGGGCTCGCCGCGCTGCGCACGCGGTCCGGCAGGGTGCGGATGTGGAACCGGCGCAAGGCGGCCGACCTCGCGGCCCGGCTCGCCGAGGCCGGGCGCGAGCGCGACGCCCTGCGCGACCGGGCCACGGCCGCGAGGGCCACGGCGGAACAGGTCCGGCGGCACAACGAGCGGCGCATCGAGGAGATCGAGGCGTCCGTCCCGTTCCCCCTCGCGGAGATCGAACGCCGCGAGGACGCGGCCCGGCAGGCCGCCGACCGGCTCGCCTCGCTCCAGGCCGAGCAGATGGCGCGGCTGGACCGCCTGGAGTCGCTGCGGCGCGAGCACGAGGCGACGCGGAAGGCGGCGGAGCTGGTCGGCGAGTGCGAGCGGAACGGCTGGCCCGCGCTGCACGCCGAGGCCGAGAGCCTGCGCCGGAAGGTCGCCGACACCGCTCCCCGCCGCGCCGAGCTGGAGAAGCAATACGGCGAGATCCAGGAGGAGTACGACCGCCTCGCCAAGGACGCCCAGAGCGAGATCATCAAGGAGGCGCGGCTCGTCGCCACCACGCTGGCCAGGTTCCGCACCACGAAGGCGGTGCTCGCCGGGCCGTACGACGTGGTGCTGATCGACGAGGCCGGGGCCGCCACGCTGCCCGAGCTGCTGCTCGCCACCGCCAAGGCGGATCGCTGCGCGGTCCTGCTGGGGGACTTCATGCAGCTCGGCGCGGTGATCCCTCCCGAGATCACGGAGCACCCCCGCCCGGACGTCAGGCGCTGGCTCGTTCCGGACGTGTACGAGCACTGCGGCATCACCTCGGCCGAGGAGGCGATGGCCAGGTCCGGCTGCCTGGTCATGGACACCCAGCACCGCTTCGGTCCGCAGGTGATGGAGCTGGCGAACCGGCTCGCGTACGGCGGGCTGCTGCGGGCGGGTGCCGGGGTGCGCCCGCCCGCCGCGGACGATCCGGAGATCGTGTTCGTCGACACCGACGGGCTGCACGAGCTCGCCCAGGTGCGCCGCACCGGGAAGAGCCGCGGATGGTGGCCCGCCGGCGTCCTGCTGTCCCGGGTGCTCATCGACCTCCACCACGACGACCACGAGGTGACCGGCGTCGTCACCCCCTACCGTGACCAGGCCGAGGCGACGCTGGAGGCCCTGCGCGACATCGAGGGCAGCGGGCGGGATCCGGCCGAGGTCGGCACCGCCCACCGCTTCCAGGGCCGCGAGTTCCCGGTCGTCGTGTTCGACATGGTCGAAGGCCGGGACGGCGACGGCATGTGGATGGCGAAGGCGTCGGCGCGGCCGGGCGCCGGCCGCTTCGAGCGGGAAGGGCTGCGCCTGTTCAACGTCGCCGTCACCCGGACGCAGCACCGGCTCTACATCATCGGCAGCCGCGAGCGCGTCGAGAACGCGCCGCCTCGCAGCGCGCTGGGGCACGTCCGCGACCTGCTCAAGGAGCGGCGGATACGCCTGTTCCCCGCCTCGCACCTGATCGCGGCACCCGCCGGATTGCCGGTGGACCTGGGGCCCGTCGGGTCCCGGCTGGCCGAGGTGCTCGCACGCCACGTGGAGATCTCCACCATCGACGACGAGCGCTCCTTCTACGAGACCTTCGCCTCCCGCATCGCGGAGGCACGGTCGTCCATCTGGCTGTGGTCCCCCTGGGTGGCCAAGCGCGTGTACGGCATCCTGCCCGCACTGCGGGAGGCGGTGGCCCGCGGCGTGCGGGTGACGGTCTTCGTCCGCGATCCCAGTGACACCCTCCAACAGAAGGAGCGGTTCGCCGAGGCCCTGGCGGAGCTCCGCGAGGTCGTCCCCAACGTGGTCCAGGTGCACGAGATGCACCAGAAGATCGTGGTGATCGACGAGCGCCTGGTCATGCTGGGCAGCCTGAACACGCTCTCCCAGAGCAGGACCCGCGAGGTGATGATCACGGTGCACGGCCGCCACTTCGCCCGCAAGCTGCTCGAGCACGAGCACGCCGAGGTGTTCGGCCGGCCGCCGCGATGCGAGCGCTGCGGCCTGAACACGGTGGACCTGCGGCGCACCGAGGCCAAGGGGTGGTACTGGCGCTGCTACAACAGGGCGTGCCCCGGCCGGAACGGCGGCAGAGCCTGGACGATGGTGGTCCGGTTTGACCGGAACGGCGATCGCGTCCGCTCCGCCGGTCGGGCCGTACGGTGA
- a CDS encoding NAD(P)-dependent oxidoreductase yields MNLTVIGSTGRTGRHVVDQALRRDHRVTAFTRRPDALTERSRLAGVVAGDGRDPEAVATAVRGADAVIAIVAAASRRGPHQAAEVIRVVTAAMARAGVRRLVVTSAYPIVGVRPRLPLAILRMLFRDAYADARAMERELLDSPLDWTIARLNRLTDKPAQGPLQITTDLLGRPRPMTRADTAAALLDIAADPRFARRAVNLSGPVPVR; encoded by the coding sequence GTGAATCTGACCGTCATCGGATCGACCGGCCGTACCGGCCGGCACGTCGTCGACCAGGCGCTCCGCCGCGACCACCGGGTCACGGCGTTCACCCGCCGCCCGGACGCGCTCACCGAGCGGTCCCGGCTCGCCGGCGTCGTCGCAGGCGACGGGCGGGACCCCGAGGCCGTGGCGACGGCGGTGCGCGGGGCGGACGCGGTCATCGCGATCGTGGCCGCCGCGTCCCGCCGCGGGCCCCACCAGGCCGCCGAGGTGATCCGCGTCGTCACCGCGGCGATGGCACGGGCAGGGGTCCGGCGGCTGGTCGTGACCAGCGCGTACCCGATCGTCGGCGTCCGGCCGCGGCTGCCGCTGGCCATCCTTCGCATGCTGTTCCGGGACGCCTACGCGGATGCCCGTGCCATGGAACGCGAGCTGCTCGACAGCCCGCTCGACTGGACCATCGCCCGCCTCAACCGGCTCACCGACAAACCGGCGCAAGGCCCACTGCAGATCACCACGGACCTGCTGGGCCGCCCGCGGCCGATGACCAGGGCCGACACCGCGGCCGCGCTGCTCGACATCGCGGCCGACCCTCGCTTCGCCCGACGCGCGGTCAACCTGTCCGGACCTGTCCCGGTGCGCTGA